The genomic region CCCGACGAAACCAATCGAGCCGACCATGCTGACGACGCTCGCCGTCATGACGGCGGTCGTGCCAAGGAGCACGATCTGTACGCGGCGCACCGGGATGCCAAGGGAGGTCGCCGCGTCGGCGCCAAAGACGAAGGCGTCGAGCGCCCTGACATGGCAGAGGCAAACAATGAAGCCCGCCAAGGTCACGGGTGCGGAGAGATAGACGTCGGGCCAGCGCACGCCGCTCATCGAACCGAGCAGCCAGAACAGCACGCCGCGCGCCTGCTCTGCATTGGCAGACGTCGTGACGATGTAGGAGGTCAGGGCATTGAACAACTGCGATCCGGCAACGCCGCAGAGAATGATCCGCTCGCCCGACCCGCCTGCCCCTGAGGCCAGAATGCCCACCAGCGTAAAGGCGACGACGGCCCCGATGAATGCTCCGCCGGACAGCCCGAGAACGTTTGCGCCGAGCCCGAGGATCGTGATGCAAACTGCCCCTGTCGAGGCGCCTGCCGAAATGCCAAGCACATAGGGTTCGGCCAGCGGGTTGCGCAGCAGGGCCTGGAGCACGGCGCCGCAGAGCGCCAGCGAGGCTCCGGCACTGGCTGCAACCAGTGCC from Rhizobium rhododendri harbors:
- a CDS encoding FecCD family ABC transporter permease, translated to MSNSAVVTRRRWWALAALAVAAIVVLGFSISLAVSIGEISIPLQTTAEAVSNRIFGTGFAIDRIHQGIVWDYRLSRALVAASAGASLALCGAVLQALLRNPLAEPYVLGISAGASTGAVCITILGLGANVLGLSGGAFIGAVVAFTLVGILASGAGGSGERIILCGVAGSQLFNALTSYIVTTSANAEQARGVLFWLLGSMSGVRWPDVYLSAPVTLAGFIVCLCHVRALDAFVFGADAATSLGIPVRRVQIVLLGTTAVMTASVVSMVGSIGFVGLVIPHAARFLVGPSHGRLLPATALGGAIFMVGADIASRIIIPQQILPIGVVTALFGAPAFAVILYRVRRTP